In Sphingobacterium sp. R2, the genomic stretch TAATTGGATATTTGCCTACTGGTTTTACAACTGCTCATTTTAAAGAATTGCTTATTGAGGAAATGAAAATGGAGAACCCACAAGCTAAAATTAGCACGTTTTCTCCTCTGGATATTGAAAATATTGAAAAGCTGATCAAAGAAAAATACGAAACATGGGACTGGAATTTTGGTTTTTCTCCAAATTACAATTTTAAAAAAGCAATTAAGATTCCCGCGGGATTTATCGAATTACACCTGGATGTACATAAAGGATATATTGAACGCGCTAAAATTTTTGGAGATTTTTTTGCATCGAAATCGATCCATGAAATTGAAAGTTTATTGGTTGGAAGAAAGCATGAATTGGAGGATATTGATCTTTTGTTACAATCCGTCGATCTGACGGCTTATTTTGGTCAGGTCGATGTTGCTGAAATTCTCGCTTTGTTTAAATAGAAAATATCGTATTGCCCTATAAATATAATAAAAAAACAATATGCCTTGGAATCCGGACAACTATAATCAATTTAAAGAAATTCGCTTTAAACCATTTTATGATTTGGCCGAGCTTATCGTTGGAGATACCATACTGCATGCCGTAGATTTGGGTTGCGGTACCGGCGAACAAACAGCTATTCTAAGTGAAAAATTAGCTGAAGCAGATTTTCTTGGGATAGATTCTTCAGCAGAAATGCTTTCTGGAAGCCATCAACTTGAAACTGAACGTTTAAAATTTAGACAAAGTTCAGTCGAAAAATTCCTTAATGAGCCAAGGACCTGGGATCTTATTTTTAGCAATGCTGCCTTACAATGGCTGGAAAACCATCGGGATCTTTTCCCTCAACTGATTTCCAAATTAAATGCTGGCGGACAATTAGCAGTGCAGATGCCTTATCAGCCAGAAAATATCTTAAATAAGATGTTATTTGAACTAGGGAACGAGGAGCCTTTTTGTACGTATCTAAATGATTGGAATAGGTCATCGTCAGTATTGGATATTGATGCCTACGCAAAGCTGCTGTTTGAAAATGGCGTGGATCAATTAGATCTTTCGCTCCGTGTGTATCCTTTAATTGCTACTGACGCTGATACGCTTTACAGCTTCATTGCAGGCTCAGCTTTGATTCCCTATCTTGAAAGATTAGCAGAAGATAAGAAGGTACTGTTTATTGATGAGTTCAAAACTCGAATCAATAAACATTTTTCAAAATTTCCGGCTATTTACTCTTTCAAACGCATACTATTATACGGGCGTAAAAAGTAAGCCTATTATAAACTAATCAGATCCGCCCAGTGGGCATGAACAATGCGAGCGAGATCCAGCGGATTTAATACCATCTGAAGACCTCTTTTTCCTGCGCTTACTGAAATATGATTTTCTAGTTGAGCGGCTTCTTCAATGAATGTTGGAAATTGCTTTTTCATTCCAATGGGAGAGCAGCCTCCGCGAATATAGCCCGTGACCGATAAGAGATCTTTCATAAGAAGCATCTCACAATTTTTATTGCCTGAAGCTTTTGCTATTTTTTTTAAATCAAGATGCGCATTGCCAGGGATGACTGCCACAATGTAAGGGTCTTTGTTTCCTTTTAGAACCAAAGTCTTGTATAATGTTTCAAGTGATAAACCTAAGGTTTTGGCAACATGCTCGGCACTGACGTCCTGCTCATCAACTTCGTATTCTCGTAGTTCATAAGGTATTCCAGCGGTGTCCAGCAGGCGAACGGCATTTGTTTTACTGGACATAGACTAGTGCTGTTTTTTCTTGTAGAAATATGCTGTAATGTCGTCTAAAGAGTACGTATTCAGGCAGTTGTTTGCTTGAAGACCGCCTTTTTGAGCGACTAAAACACCATACTGCATGTCTTGTAGCCCCTCTGTACGATGGGCATCCGGATTCACAGATAGCAGTACTCCTTTTTCTACGGCATAACGGTGCCATCTCCAGTCAAGATCCAAGCGTAAAGGATTGGCATTTATCTCAATCACAACTCCATTTGCAGCACAGGCATCAATGATTTTTTTAAAATCTAATGGATAGCCCGCTCTACTTAACAATAGCCTTCCGGTAGGATGTCCTAATATTGTTGTGTATGGATTTTCGATCGCTTTAATTAGCCTGGCGGTTGCTTTTTCTTCATCCATTTTTAGATTGGAGTGAACGGAAGCAACCACAAAATCGAATTTTGCCAGTATCTCATCAGGGTAGTCCAATGAACCATCACCTAGAATATCGGATTCAATCCCGCGGAAGATCTTGAATGGTGCCAATTTTTCATTTAATGCAGCAATCTCCTTCCATTGTTCTTCTAATCTTTCGATAGTTAATCCGTTAGCGTAAACTGC encodes the following:
- a CDS encoding methyltransferase domain-containing protein; its protein translation is MPWNPDNYNQFKEIRFKPFYDLAELIVGDTILHAVDLGCGTGEQTAILSEKLAEADFLGIDSSAEMLSGSHQLETERLKFRQSSVEKFLNEPRTWDLIFSNAALQWLENHRDLFPQLISKLNAGGQLAVQMPYQPENILNKMLFELGNEEPFCTYLNDWNRSSSVLDIDAYAKLLFENGVDQLDLSLRVYPLIATDADTLYSFIAGSALIPYLERLAEDKKVLFIDEFKTRINKHFSKFPAIYSFKRILLYGRKK
- the ybaK gene encoding Cys-tRNA(Pro) deacylase; amino-acid sequence: MSSKTNAVRLLDTAGIPYELREYEVDEQDVSAEHVAKTLGLSLETLYKTLVLKGNKDPYIVAVIPGNAHLDLKKIAKASGNKNCEMLLMKDLLSVTGYIRGGCSPIGMKKQFPTFIEEAAQLENHISVSAGKRGLQMVLNPLDLARIVHAHWADLISL